A single Anopheles maculipalpis chromosome 3RL, idAnoMacuDA_375_x, whole genome shotgun sequence DNA region contains:
- the LOC126563422 gene encoding uncharacterized protein LOC126563422: MRTGMQLITLFSVTLVLLLAFAEMASSNPLSLNSESRLQAYELPSASGVQSRSAMVQTLTCTNPTCSAQCRGRGYRRGSCTIGRCFCSYV; the protein is encoded by the exons ATGCGTACAGGAATGCAATTGATTACACTGTTCAGTGTAACGTTAGTGCTGCTACTAGCATTTGCCGAGATGGCATCTTCTAACCCACTGTCACTAA ATTCGGAATCGCGCCTGCAAGCCTATGAATTACCGTCGGCGAGCGGTGTTCAATCCCGTAGTGCCATGGTACAGACACTCACCTGCACAAATCCAACCTGTTCTGCCCAGTGCCGTGGACGTGGCTATCGCCGTGGATCGTGCACGATCGGTCGTTGCTTCTGTTCGTACGTGTAA
- the LOC126561741 gene encoding cap-specific mRNA (nucleoside-2'-O-)-methyltransferase 2: protein MEFRSSHSTDQDVDALLRENIVHEASVQFEKKFQFESIPANTPLPPLETLYRSPPYVVAALQDQKRHLNEVKNRLNDFEISDWHQHTRRRSSLLPILNELRYRIRAEFVTQAFTKLYECVSAYELINTDLRELYSVHLCEAPGAFITGLNHYIRLNCAPRTQWNWFACTLNPYYEGNCPGNMIPDDRFILHTLDSWCFGADGTGDIMVRENRNAIIRRRQRFPTVHLVTADGSIDCLNVPEEQEERVAKLHLAEAVLALSLLSPGQHFVLKMFTLFEHSSISLLYLLNLCFDELHVFKPCTSKPGNSEVYIVAKYYRQPDGIDQYLEHIYTNLQNDSNAMFERSSVPDTFLEQLRVCTTSFVRWQTDVIESNIRFYRTADPLEDQRLSIFKQTIMEMFFDRYHITPIRNNERIVHGVKVSEGPNINQKESRGTFNERVQLAATSDAKLADRLRSLRDRLDYLTLTRQMFQPEAMLNDAPLRYGPENGFHLQHELAFVIGKPIERVKSSKFALITCVRLLNDTIDLFRTVCNGTSNDPITVTGNTISIAINAYPSVTNVAHHEKELFRTIVRTLFQLIQQNCITSPLEHSPGTGAGPLELIVENWLPLTQVSVGLLYLLKLYVFKDVEALSPTRIAFRDLRKSGVTNLVGIHDAVLKAYTKASNVPGVVTKSLLAIVPITSLLDGSFHYAMLNYNNALCLIYCARLLEELKLRVV from the exons ATGGAATTCCGATCGTCTCACAGCACCGACCAGGATGTGGATGCACTGTTGCGGGAAAACATTGTGCACGAGGCAAGCGtgcagtttgaaaaaaaattccaattcGAATCGATACCAGCCAACACACCACTCCCACCGTTAGAAACGCTCTACCGCAGTCCACCGTACGTGGTGGCGGCTCTTCAAGATCAGAAACGCCATTTGAACGAAgttaaaaatcgtttaaacgATTTCGAAATTAGTGACTGGCATCAGCACACCCGTCGACGATCATCACTGTTGCCGATACTGAACGAGCTGCGCTACCGAATCCGGGCCGAATTTGTAACGCAAGCCTTCACCAAACTGTACGAATGTGTATCGGCCTACGAGCTTATTAACACCGACCTAAGGGAACTATACAGTGTGCATCTGTGCGAAGCGCCGGGAGCATTTATTACCGGTTTGAACCACTACATCCGGCTTAACTGTGCACCGCGCACCCAATGGAACTGGTTTGCATGCACGCTTAATCCTTACTACGAAGGAAACTGCCCCGGGAACATGATCCCGGACGATCGGTTCATACTGCACACGCTCGATTCGTGGTGCTTCGGTGCAGACGGTACGGGTGATATTATGGTACGGGAAAATCGTAACGCTATCATACGACGAAGACAACGCTTTCCTACG GTACATCTCGTCACAGCGGATGGTTCGATCGATTGTTTAAACGTACCGGAAGAGCAGGAGGAACGTGTCGCTAAGCTGCATCTAGCGGAAGCCGTTCTTGCCCTAAGCTTGCTTAGCCCCGGCCAACACTTTGTGCTTAAAATGTTTACTCTGTTTGAGCATTCAAGCATCAGTTTGCTATATCTGCTTAATCTCTGCTTCGATGAGCTGCATGTCTTTAAACCCTGTACTTCAAAGCCGGGAAATTCGGAAGTTTACATCGTGGCCAAATACTATCGGCAACCGGACGGAATCGATCAATATTTGGAGCATATCTACACCAATCTTCAGAATGATTCGAACGCAATGTTTGAACGTTCTTCAGTACCGGACACGTTTCTAGAACAATTGCGCGTCTGCACAACCAGTTTCGTCCGTTGGCAAACTGATGTGATCGAAAGCAATATTCGATTCTACCGTACGGCCGATCCACTCGAAGACCAAAGACTGAGCATATTTAAGCAAACCATTATGGAGATGTTTTTCGACCGGTATCACATCACGCCTATACGCAACAACGAACGAATCGTGCACGGTGTGAAGGTTTCAGAGGGGCCCAATATTAATCAGAAAGAATCACGTGGAACATTTAACGAGCGAGTACAGCTAGCAGCCACCAGTGATGCGAAACTTGCAGATAGATTACGCTCGCTCCGGGATCGTTTAGATTATCTAACCCTAACGCGCCAAATGTTTCAACCGGAAGCAATGTTAAATGATGCTCCGTTGAGGTATGGCCCCGAAAATGGGTTTCACCTGCAGCATGAACTAGCTTTTGTCATTGGAAAACCAATCGAACGAGTAAAAAGTTCGAAATTTGCGCTTATTACGTGTGTTCGATTATTGAACGATacaattgatttgtttcgaACGGTGTGCAATGGTACCTCAAACGATCCAATAACCGTTACCGGCAACACAATCTCGATCGCTATAAATGCATACCCTTCGGTAACGAATGTCGCCCATCACGAAAAAGAACTTTTCCGTACGATTGTTCGAACGCTGTTTCAACTCATACAGCAAAACTGCATCACCTCACCGTTGGAACATTCGCCCGGCACTGGAGCTGGTCCGCTAGAGCTCATTGTGGAAAATTGGCTTCCACTAACGCAGGTTAGCGTTGGTCTGCTGTATCTATTAAAGCTTTACGTATTTAAGGATGTGGAAGCGCTCTCCCCGACACGTATCGCGTTTCGGGATTTACGCAAAAGTGGCGTTACGAATCTGGTCGGCATACACGATGCGGTGCTTAAGGCGTACACGAAAGCATCCAATGTACCCGGTGTTGTTACCAAATCGTTGCTGGCGATTGTTCCCATCACATCACTGCTGGACGGTAGTTTCCATTATGCTATGCTCAACTACAACAATGCGCTGTGCTTAATCTACTGCGCTCGATTGTTAGAAGAGCTTAAGTTGCGCGTTGTTTGA